The sequence CCCCCTCGATCGGCACCTCGTAGCGCCGGAGAAGGTGCAGGATTCCGCGCGGTGTGCACGGCAGCGGCGCCTCCTTGCCCAGGACGAGCCGGCCGAGGTTGACGGGGTGCAGTCCGTCCGCGTCCTTGTCGGGGTCGATGCGCTCGAGGGCGGCGTTCTCGTCGAGCTGCCGGGGCAGCGGCAGCTGCACGATGTATCCCGTGCAGTCCGGGTTGGCGTTGAGCTCGTCGATCGTGGCGTCGAGCTTCTCCTGGGTGATGTCACCGGGAAGGTCTCGTCGGATCGACGTGATCCCGACCTTGGCGCAGTCGTTGTGCTTCCCGCGCACGTAGGCGGCCGATCCCGGATCGTCGCCCACCAGGACGGTCCCGAGCCCGGGTGTGATGCCCTGGTCCCTCAGTGCGGTCACCCGCACCTTCAGGTCTTCGAAAATCTCGTCGCGGGTGGTCTTGCCATCGAGGATCGTTGCAGTCACGGAGCCCATTCTCTCAGGTACCCGATACATGCGTCAGGTCGGTTCCACCACCAGCCCGTGGGCGGCAGCGTAGGCGATGGCCTGGGTCAGTTCGATCTGTGCCCCGTCGAGTGAGGCCGCCGTCCACAGATGTGCGTCCACGTGGGCGCCCCGCAGGTCAGCGCCGCCCAGTTTCGCGCCCCCGGTCCGGGCACCGAGGAGGTCGGCCGCACGCAGAACCGTGCCCCGCAGGTCGGTTCGCACAAGGTTGGCCTCGCGGAACCGGCAGTCGGTGAAGTCGAGGTCCCGCAGATCGGCGCCGCCCAGCGAGGCGAGCGTGAAGTCGCATTCCTCGACGATCATCGGGCGCAACCGGCAGCCGTCGAACTCGGAACCGAGGAAGCTGCAATGACGGAACGTGCTGTGCCACAACGTTGCCCGCGTGAACGAACAGGACCGAAAGGCCGTTCCGACATGCTGCGACTCCGACAGGTCGGCACCGGTGAAGTCGCAGTCCGTGAAGATCACCGATTC comes from Rhodococcus oxybenzonivorans and encodes:
- a CDS encoding pentapeptide repeat-containing protein, with the translated sequence MDAVEEVVGEDFGDARLPGQDWRRRHYTKCHFRDADLSGLRTESVIFTDCDFTGADLSESQHVGTAFRSCSFTRATLWHSTFRHCSFLGSEFDGCRLRPMIVEECDFTLASLGGADLRDLDFTDCRFREANLVRTDLRGTVLRAADLLGARTGGAKLGGADLRGAHVDAHLWTAASLDGAQIELTQAIAYAAAHGLVVEPT
- a CDS encoding bifunctional methylenetetrahydrofolate dehydrogenase/methenyltetrahydrofolate cyclohydrolase → MTATILDGKTTRDEIFEDLKVRVTALRDQGITPGLGTVLVGDDPGSAAYVRGKHNDCAKVGITSIRRDLPGDITQEKLDATIDELNANPDCTGYIVQLPLPRQLDENAALERIDPDKDADGLHPVNLGRLVLGKEAPLPCTPRGILHLLRRYEVPIEGAHVVVVGRGVTVGRPIGLLFTRRSENATVTLCHTRTRDLAAEVRRADIVIAAAGVPGLVTADMVKPGAAVLDVGVSRTEDGLRGDVAADVAEVAGFLSPNPGGVGPLTRAFLLSNVVERAERVAASRG